The sequence below is a genomic window from Deinococcus planocerae.
TCCAGCTCTCGTTCACGGCCAGGCCGAGCCCGAGCACGGCGTCTCCGGCGGGGGTGTAGCGCAGTTCGGGGTCGCGGGTCACGTTCCCGATGACCATCACTTCGTTCATCCCGCTCGCCATCCGCACGCCGCCGCCCGCGTCCTGCACGAGTTCGGGCGCGCTGCCGAGCTGCTCGATTCGCAGGGCCTTCACCTTGACGGCGCTGCGTTTGCCGCCCTCCGGGGCGTCCCAGGAGGAGTAGTCGAGCGAGCCCTCCACCATCAGGGCGTCGCCGCCCTTGAGGCCCTTCTCGGCCTGCCACTCGGCGGGCTTGCCGAGGATGGAGACGCGGTGGTACCAGGGCAGCTTGCGTTCGCGCCCGTCACTGCCGATCACGTGGTCTTCCCCGGCAACGGTCGCCTCGAAGACGGCCACGCCGCTGGGCGTGTAGCGGAGTTCGGGATCGCGGGCAAGTGCGCCGATCAGGTAAACGTGGTTCATGCCTCGGGCCATAACAGGGTCTCCTTTGGAGCTGGCGAGATAACTTGAGCTTCTACGTGGCTGGCGGTTGGCCCTTGCGGGTTGACCTTAAGATACCAAACCCGGTTTTTTACGTCAACAGCGTAACGGGGGAGGGAGGGGGCCCTCAGGCCTTCTTGGTGCGCTGCTCGGGGCGGTCGCGGACCACCAGGATGCGGCGCACGTTGTCGCGCAGGCGCAGGCTGGTGGCGATGTCGCGCTCGGGGTTGCCGCCCGCGCGGATCGTGTACATCAGGTAATAGCCCTCGCGGTCCTTGCCCACGGCGTACGCGAGACGGCGGTTGCCCACGTCGTCGAGGTTCGTGATCTCCGCGCCCGCGTTCTTCACCGCCGTTTCGATGTACTCGCGCTCCGTCTGGAGCTGTTCGGCGCTGAGGTTGGGGTTCAGGATCAAGTTCAGGTCGTACTGGTTCATGGTTCACCTCGCTTCCTGCCGCGCTCGGCGCAGTGCTCGCCACATGGGCGGGCCTCGCCGGGCGGCGCAACTGGCAACTCTACCAGAGTGCGGGGGGAGTTGCCAGAGCCACCCGGCCCATGCCGCTGTTCCCCTCGCGCCGGTACGCTGGGGCATGAGCGAAGACGCGCAGAACTGGGCCGAGGGCATCCTCGACATCCTGAAAGAGGCGGTGGAGGGCGGAACGCCCGGCCAGGGCACCGCCTTCCTCGACGGAACGAAGGCCGACGGGAGCGGGAATCACGGGCTGCTCGCCACCCTGGACGCCCTCAGTGCCGAGCAGGCCAGCCGGGACGTTCACGGCTCGACGATGGCCGGACATGCCCGCCACACCGCCTTCCACATGGAGGTCATCGTGCGCTGGGAGCGCGACGGCGACCGGGGGCCGTTCGACTGGAAGGGGAGCTTTCACCCCGGGCAGGTGGGCGAGGAGGAGTGGGCGGCGCTGCGGGATCGTGTCCGTACGGCCTACGACGAACTGATTGCCTTCGCCCGCACCCAGGCTGCAAGGGAAGCGGATGGGGACGCGACCGGCGGGCTGACGGGCGCTGTCGCCCACGTCACCTATCACCTCGGCAGCATCC
It includes:
- the ssb gene encoding single-stranded DNA-binding protein; this translates as MARGMNHVYLIGALARDPELRYTPSGVAVFEATVAGEDHVIGSDGRERKLPWYHRVSILGKPAEWQAEKGLKGGDALMVEGSLDYSSWDAPEGGKRSAVKVKALRIEQLGSAPELVQDAGGGVRMASGMNEVMVIGNVTRDPELRYTPAGDAVLGLGLAVNESWNDRQGQKQEKTHWIDVTLWRDLAESMKDLKKGDPVLIQGRLVNEAWTDRDGNKRNSTKVEATRVEALSRGAGMTGSPAATPAAPRTQTASSSARPQPAAASSSRAQPSRAANTGTRSGGLDIDQGLDDFPPEEEDLPF
- the rpsF gene encoding 30S ribosomal protein S6; the protein is MNQYDLNLILNPNLSAEQLQTEREYIETAVKNAGAEITNLDDVGNRRLAYAVGKDREGYYLMYTIRAGGNPERDIATSLRLRDNVRRILVVRDRPEQRTKKA
- a CDS encoding DinB family protein, with amino-acid sequence MSEDAQNWAEGILDILKEAVEGGTPGQGTAFLDGTKADGSGNHGLLATLDALSAEQASRDVHGSTMAGHARHTAFHMEVIVRWERDGDRGPFDWKGSFHPGQVGEEEWAALRDRVRTAYDELIAFARTQAAREADGDATGGLTGAVAHVTYHLGSIRQMTKAVGGGT